GAGTTTGACCAAGAGCTCGATAAGTTACCAGATTGCACCGTTGACCCGTTCATGACTCCATCATTGCTGTCCGAACCCATAGAGTCCAAAACGGCTTGTTCCATGCAATCTCTCACTTTCCTCCTGTCCGAAAACCAGTAATGTATTTGCCGCCTGGACAGTCTCGTCTCAGCCCGTAAACAGTCCAATTCGGCCTGTGTCGGGAAGGAGTTCTTCTGAAAGCTGTTTTCTagacactggacttgctcttcGGAGAGCTTGGCAAGCTTTGTGGGCGTTATGTCTCTGTAATGGTAGGGCCGTCGAGTCCGGGGGGACAATCGATCCCTCAGTAGAGACTCACTGGTGATGTTACAAATACCCCTCTGGCTCCTGTACCGATAGTCACTGAACCATTTCTTAATTTCGCTCCTAGAAAGCCCGGTGATATCGATTAATCTGTAAATTTCCACATCATCTGGAAACTGGCTGTTTACAAAGCTGGCCTTCAAAATGGCAATCTGCTCGTTGGTTTTTTTCCGCTCGTGTCGAGAGGAGGACACCATGTTTAATCGGGGATTAGGAGATGAAGCGTTTCCTTGATTCTGACGCTTCGGCTGGGGAGATTCTTGGGGGTTCTGTAAGGAACGTTTCTGGCTTGGACTCGGTGTTCCAGATGAGTTGCCGGAATACGTAGATACGGTTACGGTAGGGGTGTTTGTCACTTGCGTTAAGACTAGACCTGTCTGCCCAAGAATTTGACAAGGAACTGCCGTCTGGATAATGGGTTGGCCAATCTTAGCAGTAGTTGTTAACGGAGTCGGCACAACGGTAAAGGTCTGCGGAACAGACTGGATAGTCCCATTGAACATTTTCTTTCGTGCCTCTTCCACCTCTTCTGGAGACCAACTTATGCCATGCTTCAGCCTCTGCGTGGCAAACCAAATTCTTATCTGTTCCTCTGGATGTTTCGAGGCCGCCGTTAGCCACGACAGTTCTGCCTGCGTGGGGTACGGAAATTTATTAAAAGAATTGATTAAGGTTGCGTTAGTGTCAAGAGCGGAATTGTATTTGTTGCTATTTAGAGGTACGGGGATTTTCGGAAGAAGGTTGATGTTGGGTGGAAGTTGAACAGACGGCATCACGTGAGTTAAACCATCTCCCGAAAGTCCATTCGTTTCCGAGAGTCCGTACTGGGCATCGTACAACGACTCTTCGGCCTTTCGCTGTTTTTTCATTTCAGCGCGACTTTTTCCGAGCTTGCTGATGGGCAGCTTATTTATGGATACGCCGcccatggataggtcatcattgtccatgctttcttGAGTGCTGGAAACATCAGCACCACCTTCGATGGACTGTTCTAGAATAGTCTGGTTATTGCGTTTCATTAACTTTAACTTGAAATTGCTTTCTCCCGGGTGATGTTTGGAATTGTGGTCAGATAAAGAGTCGTATTTTTTGGTGGTGAAGTTACATTCGGCGCAGACATAGAGGGGGTTAAGAATGACGTTGGGGTGTTGCATGTCCACGTGTTCCGTGAACTCATTGAGATTCTG
This genomic stretch from Leptodactylus fuscus isolate aLepFus1 chromosome 4, aLepFus1.hap2, whole genome shotgun sequence harbors:
- the ZHX2 gene encoding zinc fingers and homeoboxes protein 2, yielding MASKRKSTTPCMVRATELVDQEDHDIDVLNNASSSETKNDWPVKKETEEHNAVEEKPPAETQSKKLQGGYECKYCPYVTQNLNEFTEHVDMQHPNVILNPLYVCAECNFTTKKYDSLSDHNSKHHPGESNFKLKLMKRNNQTILEQSIEGGADVSSTQESMDNDDLSMGGVSINKLPISKLGKSRAEMKKQRKAEESLYDAQYGLSETNGLSGDGLTHVMPSVQLPPNINLLPKIPVPLNSNKYNSALDTNATLINSFNKFPYPTQAELSWLTAASKHPEEQIRIWFATQRLKHGISWSPEEVEEARKKMFNGTIQSVPQTFTVVPTPLTTTAKIGQPIIQTAVPCQILGQTGLVLTQVTNTPTVTVSTYSGNSSGTPSPSQKRSLQNPQESPQPKRQNQGNASSPNPRLNMVSSSRHERKKTNEQIAILKASFVNSQFPDDVEIYRLIDITGLSRSEIKKWFSDYRYRSQRGICNITSESLLRDRLSPRTRRPYHYRDITPTKLAKLSEEQVQCLENSFQKNSFPTQAELDCLRAETRLSRRQIHYWFSDRRKVRDCMEQAVLDSMGSDSNDGVMNGSTVQSGNLSSSWSNSSAQYKSKQEQLHLLKSTFARTQWPTPHEYDQLAAQTGLVRTEIVKWFKDNRCVLRNGTLRWMEQYRKIYERSLEERKKYIKIVSATNTGKDILTRYFQEYGQLHEEDVDLLMLKAKVDVDELRAYFLEMQEQATLDRLNNEQDDDKLDLESEVKSHGEEEVISDGGDSWSQTGQDTQDDLVDYEYESTPKEETRV